ATTGACCTGGaaattttcatcaaacacTGCGTTAAATCCCAAAATCAACTGAATTACTTCATCAGATTTCTGCCGAATTCATCGGCGATCGTTTTCCGATAATCTGCCGCCTCTGCGCCGTCAACGATGGCGGTCCCGTCGTCCACTACCACCTCGAATATCATGCTCGCGATCTTCGAGAAGAAGACCAACTCCGTCGACCTCTACCGGCCTCTGCGCAATTTCATCGTGATCAATTATTCCGAGCGCGAGGCTCAGAATTTGGAGGACGATCTCCAGACGCTGAAGCAGCTGCGCTCCGAGGTCGAGCGCGGCGGCGCGGCGGATTCGCCGACCGCGCGGCGTGATCTGCTCCAGAACTACTACAGAGCGCTCTGCGTGGTGGAATCTAGGTTTCCGATATCGCCGGAAAAGGATCACGTCAATGCGGTGTCGTTTATTTGGTATGACGCTTTTAAGAATAAGCAGAAGGCTACTCAACAGAATATTCATCTAGGTTGGTATTTCTAATGAATTTGATCAGTTAAAGGTATTTAGTTGGTGCAATTTTTGAGAGGAAACTTCGTTGTGTGGCTTGTTGAAAACGAATTGGATTAGCTGTTTATTTTGCACTGTGTTATACTTTCATCTGTTGCAGCTTGAATGAGTACTACTGAATATATTGAACAATGGGAAGATATTGATCTAAATTAATCGGGGATGATTGATCCCTGGAAATGGacagtgtttttttttaaaaactgcATCAATTTAGATGAGTTGAAGACTGCTCTTTTTTGGTAGTATAGATGTATCTCTTTAACAGTCTTCTCTTATCTTCTTAAATTAATGTAGAAAAAGCTGCTGTCCTGTTCAATTTGGGGGCAGTCCACAGCCAAATTGGACTGAGTTGCGATAGATCCGCAGTTGAAGGAAGGAAGCAGGCttcacattcatttatggCAGCAGCTGGGGCATTTGCGTTTTTGAAGGATAATGTGGCAATGAAGGCATCAGCGGGAGGCTCAACTACTCTTGATATTTCGGTGGAGTGTGTTGGGTTGCTGGAGAGGTTGATGTTAGCTCAGGCACAGGAATGTGTGTATGAGAATACCATAGCTAAGGGAAGCAGTCCTGGAGTATGTGCAAAGATTTCAAGACAGGTATTGAGAAGTAGATATGTTTCTTCATCCTcatgtaatatttattattgactGGAGAATCAGTTGGCCTTGTTAAGCTATCAGGTAAAGTGACAGGACTCAGGAGGACACATAGACTACAACCTatttaaacaagaaaaatatttaagtgATTTTTAACATCcaatttgaaaaaagaaaaaaaaagaagtgttGGGATGCTCTGTTGGTGTATGAATGAATTCATTTTGACTTTAACTTGGACAAATCTTGATTACAGGTTGGGCTATTCTATGAGGATGCGTTGGCAGCACTTACTGTTACACCATTGAGTCAGCATTTTGAAAAAGGATGGATTTCCCATGTTCAACTTAAGGCAGCCATGTTTCATGGGGAGGCCTGCTACAGGTACAGTTTGGAGCTGCATGGGAAGGAAGAAATTGCTGAAGAGATCGCACGTGTAAAAATTGGGATTAGTGCCTTATCCGATGCAAGAAAGTCAGCTCCTAGAGGGGCTGCTCAGCAGCTCTTGGATGCAGTCACTAAACTAGAAACTATATTAAAATCTAACTTGGAGAGGGCCGTGAAGGAGAATGATAGAGTGTACTTGATGAGGGTTCCTCCTGCCAGTTCTTTATCAGCACTTCCAACATTTTCTATGGTTAAGCCAATGGTAATGAATGAGATATTGGATGCTAGCAAAGAGAAGATGTTTGCCAGTCTTGTCCCTGATAGCAGTGCGAAGTCCCTTTCTAGGTATACTGAAATGGTGGATGACATCATTAGGACACAGGCTGAGAAATTGCAACAGGGAAGTGAACTAGCTCGGGTGAGGCTGAGGGAGATGGATTTGCCTGATTCAGTTCTTTCACTGGAAGGGAACACTCCTTTGCCACCTGTTCTAAAAGAAGATGTTGAGGCAGTACAGATTTGTGGTGGCCCGGCAGGTTTAGAAGCTGAGCTGCAGCAACTTAAAGATTTAAGTAGGGTGAACCATGAAATGTTGATTCAAACAGAGGAGCAGTTGCAGAAAGAAGCAACCGAAGATGCACAGTTCAGGAACCAATTTGGAACTCGGTGGACTAGGCCACAATCCAGTACCTTAACGAAGAACTTACAAGATAGGTTAAATAGGTTTGCAGCCAATCTGAAGCAGGCTGCAGAAAGTGATGCTCGGATAGAGAGATCTGTTCGGGAGCATTTAGTCCTTATGTCAATCCTTGACTCTCGGCCTGTAAGCTTTTGAACCTCCTCTCATTCGGTTTTTACCGCACACATTTTCCTTTGATTGATATCATTgcaataatattaattcttcTGTTAAtctattttaacttttttagaTTGAATCTGCCCTGCCAAGTCTTTCAAGGCCAATAATGTCGCTGGATGCTGGTGAAGATGCTATAGTTGGAGCCCTGAAGCAGAGTCTGGTTAGTTCCTCTCACTGAAGCTTTAGTGTATATGTTCGACCTATGAATTCTTTGTCTTTCTCACgattcttctctttcaaaagTTATTGACGAACGGTCCTGGAATTGTGATGAGATTCTGTGAAAGAACTATTCTTGTTTATACTTCTGTATCATGATTCTTTGTAGAGGCAATTGGAGACTCTTGGTGCTCAAAGGGCAGGTCTTGAAGACATGCTCAAAGAAATGAAGAGGAAGGTGAGCTTGACTGGTCATATGCTTGTTTTTATTTAGGTTTAGCATTTTGTAAGCATTGGGTGCTGTTACATTTTATATGTACTATAAACATAACTCACTTAATTTGGAGCTTGGTTTTGCCAGTTCCGTTGTCGTTTTTATTTGACCTTTTCGGCTTATGGTTTGTGAGCCAGGATGATATATTACCCAAGTTGATGGCTACAGCTGGCTCTCATGAAGATCTTTTTAGAAAGGAGATATCCAAGTATGATAACATCTGTGAAGAAATTGCGAAGAACCTTGGAGCTCAAGAGCAATTATTGATGCATATTCAggtttaaatataatttattgtgttACTAGTCCCCTTTGAGTGATTTTAACTTGCATGATTTCCATGTGAAGTTGATTCAAAACTGATACTCCATCAAAGCATTCATTAACTTGATCCTTCATATTATTCACAGGCTCAAAATGATGAGTTTGCTGCTATCTTTAACCTTGAAGACTATAAAGGTATTGCTTGCTGGATGCAATTTGTGCCATCCTTGTCTTGCTTCTTAGTCATTCATACACTTTTTCATCCCGAGAGCTTTTCACACACCTTAAACACACGTTCACTTTGATTTGTCCTTTAGATTTTGGTTTCTAGTGATTTACCATGGAACCCCTGCATTTTTTCTGCGAGCATATGGAAGATTAATTTGAGCCTAAGCTAAAGTTTTTTCTGGCTTCACATACCAGCCAATATCTTCAATTCTTGGCATTTCGTGATATTGCCTCGAGTTTTGGATTCTGGTCTTACTCTCTGCTGATAATCCAGTCTTGTAACTTTCAGCGTCTCGTGAGAAGGCCTATAAACAGATCGAAGCTGCCATAGCTAAATATCGAGAAATCAAGGAGAACATCAATGAAGGACTGAAGTTTTATGTTACTCTTCAGGTAAGAAATTCTTCCATCATTATATCCCTACATaacatatatttttacaaGACTGTAGCCATAAGAGTTTCTAAACATATGCGATGCTGTTTGGCTGCGGAAACAGGATGCTATAACCCTCGTAAAGCAACAATGCAGCGATTTCGTGATGACTAGGAACATGCAGTGCCGAGAAATGATTGATGATGTTCAGAAGAAACTAGCTGGTCTTAATTTCCAAGACAGCAAAAGCAGTAGCTATTCTTTCCTGCCCTCGTCACAGCCTCATCAAACTCAATCGTCCAACCCACAACAGCCCTTGGATCAAGGACGTGTGCCCCACACGTCATACCTCCAAACACCCCCTACCTACCAGCCACCTCAGCACCCGACAATGGCCTCTCCCTACCAGCCCTCTCAGCACCCGACAACAGCATCTCCCTACCAGCCCTCTCAGCACCCGACAACAGCATCTCCCTACCAGCCATCTCAGCACCCGACAACTGCCTCTCCCTACCAGCCATCTCAGCACACGACAGCTGCCTCTCCCTACCAGGCACCTCAGCACCCGACAGCTGCCTCTACCTATCAGCAGGCACCTCAGCACTCAACGCCACCCGCCTATGCTCAGACTCCTCCTTACGGATACTCACAACCACCGCCAGCTCCATACCAGCCTCCCGCTTCAAATTATCCATACCCACCTCCCCAACACCAGCAGCATACGAGTGCTGAATACGGGCAATCCCCATATGGTGGCTGGCAAGGCCAATACTACAATGCACCACCGCAGCAAACCGGTTCGATGCCCCGCCCTCCGTACCCGGCTCAATCTCCCTATCCACCTCCCAACCAAAGCGGCTACTACAGACAATAATGGTATGCTTATCTTGTATCTGTTAAACTAAATTCAACATCTAGTTATTGTTTTTTGCGATATGCTACATCATTTAGTTTAATCTACACAGTTCGATTTCAACTGTAACACTTGAGTTCCAAGCTCCTACACAATCACCTTGAATATGCATTGACTTGAttcataaatacaaatataatatttcacatttctattaatttagaatCGACATCTAGctaatttttatgttataaaatACATACACCTTACCTCTTTTCGTGAAATAATATGCAGATTgcttttcccttcaatcttcacatttttatcattttcaacatcaaaatagATTTGGTCACATGTAAAAGTAAATGCGAAACTCCTAGCTTGCTTAAACACCTTCGATTTTGTTCCCCAACTATTTATAGCAGGGCCGGAGTTGGGTAGTTTAGACACTCAGCACATTAATAGTTagatgttttgatttttactaataatggAAATGGCTCAACAAAgttgagatggagggagtacttggCTAAACATAATATCCGTAGCAATTTTGGGCGGTATGAGTGTGTCGTGGGTGAGACTAGGTCCTTGTGGGTTGCTTTGGTGTAGGTGATGTCGGAGGAATCGTGCCCTAGTCAGTTGGGCCGTATCACCTTATTTGATTGTGATGTAGTAGAATGATTGATAACTCATACCAACGACAACCGTGACAACAGACTAAACATTGTTGCGCTTGAGGATAGCAACAACCACAATAGTTCTATCATTAGAAGGATCTACGTAAACTAGTGAAGCCCAGAGTCTCCTCTTAAATAGGTCAAACGTTTCATTGATGGTTTCATCTCCAAATTCATATGTAAGCATATCTTGATGAAAAAACTTAATTAGATTAGATGTATAACAAACACAAgcaaaaacataattttgcaagataaaattcatattacaATATATAGATAGCCTAAACCCCAAAACCCCaccttattttattgtgatataGTAGAATTATTGATGCCCCCGAGTGTCCGACCAACAAAAACGTGACCAAAGTACTAAATATTGTTGCACTTGAGGATAGCAACAACCACTAGAGTTCTATCATTAGAAGGATATGCAGAAACTGGTGAAGCTTGGAGTTTCTTCTTGTAAAGGTCGAAAGTTTCATCGATGGTTTCAGCTCCAAATTCATACGTAAGCAAATTATGTAAACCTGCCCTAAAAATTGCCACGAAGCCATCAACATTGAGCAACGTCCCACTCTTCAAAATCTCCATTCTTTCTATGCTAAAACAATTGCTCTTTTGTAATATGGCCCTCAGTTCTTCAGGGGTGGGACAATGGTATGGAAAGTTAAATGTCTCTGTCTTTGCCTTACTCAATTTCCCCTGCGAAAGTCAATATAGTTGTCAATTACATAGAATTAATCAAAGCTGTCCCTCACTATTGGCTCAAAGAAAAATGTTgttacaaatgaaaataagaatgTAAGTGAAAATAGTAGATTTGACCTTTTTGGCCATGTCGAGGAGGGAAGATCTGAGAAGATCGGTCACCGAGCCAACGGTATACTCTTTTTGTGGGTCCAAATAAGCAGGAACTGAAGGAATTAAAAGAGCCATAATCCCACCTTCCACCATTTCCACAGCCCTACACTTCAAGAATGATTCCAAATCCCTCTCAAGCTGACTCAAATAAGCATCATAAacctcctctctctcctctccaCCATGCCAAACAAGCCTGAGGCCCTTGGCCGCCTTGGGCACCTCCGTCAGCCACTGGAGCGCCCAAGAAGAGTACGCAAAGTGGACAGACGAAGGCGGGAGAAGGCGACCGTGGAAGTCTCCGGCTACTGCGGCTGCCTTGTAGCTCCTGTCGGGTGGGAGGGAACTGAAGAGGGTGTTGAAATCGTTGGAGACTAAGTCGTTGAAGCACACGAAGAATTCTGGGGTTTTGAGGTACGAGGATTCGTATCTCCGTTTGATGGCTTCGATGATCGTGTGCATGGCCGGAAAAGAGTTGCTTCCGGTTGAGCACCCGAAATCGACAACGCATAAACTATTAGTTGAAATCTCTAATTTCGTGGCGATTTCGTCTTCGATGATTTCCTTTGCAGCCTCCAGGACTCCTCTCTTCaaaacatgaaatatttttgcaaAAGGTAATTCctttgttattttgtgtatgaGCTCAAATGAATTTATGCGATGTAAACTAAGCAAGagttatatattactatatcaaaatatagat
The genomic region above belongs to Salvia hispanica cultivar TCC Black 2014 chromosome 3, UniMelb_Shisp_WGS_1.0, whole genome shotgun sequence and contains:
- the LOC125212752 gene encoding loganic acid O-methyltransferase-like encodes the protein MNSGNGPLSYVKNSSYQRGVLEAAKEIIEDEIATKLEISTNSLCVVDFGCSTGSNSFPAMHTIIEAIKRRYESSYLKTPEFFVCFNDLVSNDFNTLFSSLPPDRSYKAAAVAGDFHGRLLPPSSVHFAYSSWALQWLTEVPKAAKGLRLVWHGGEEREEVYDAYLSQLERDLESFLKCRAVEMVEGGIMALLIPSVPAYLDPQKEYTVGSVTDLLRSSLLDMAKKGKLSKAKTETFNFPYHCPTPEELRAILQKSNCFSIERMEILKSGTLLNVDGFVAIFRAGLHNLLTYEFGAETIDETFDLYKKKLQASPVSAYPSNDRTLVVVAILKCNNI
- the LOC125214087 gene encoding vacuolar-sorting protein BRO1-like, producing MAVPSSTTTSNIMLAIFEKKTNSVDLYRPLRNFIVINYSEREAQNLEDDLQTLKQLRSEVERGGAADSPTARRDLLQNYYRALCVVESRFPISPEKDHVNAVSFIWYDAFKNKQKATQQNIHLEKAAVLFNLGAVHSQIGLSCDRSAVEGRKQASHSFMAAAGAFAFLKDNVAMKASAGGSTTLDISVECVGLLERLMLAQAQECVYENTIAKGSSPGVCAKISRQVGLFYEDALAALTVTPLSQHFEKGWISHVQLKAAMFHGEACYRYSLELHGKEEIAEEIARVKIGISALSDARKSAPRGAAQQLLDAVTKLETILKSNLERAVKENDRVYLMRVPPASSLSALPTFSMVKPMVMNEILDASKEKMFASLVPDSSAKSLSRYTEMVDDIIRTQAEKLQQGSELARVRLREMDLPDSVLSLEGNTPLPPVLKEDVEAVQICGGPAGLEAELQQLKDLSRVNHEMLIQTEEQLQKEATEDAQFRNQFGTRWTRPQSSTLTKNLQDRLNRFAANLKQAAESDARIERSVREHLVLMSILDSRPIESALPSLSRPIMSLDAGEDAIVGALKQSLRQLETLGAQRAGLEDMLKEMKRKDDILPKLMATAGSHEDLFRKEISKYDNICEEIAKNLGAQEQLLMHIQAQNDEFAAIFNLEDYKASREKAYKQIEAAIAKYREIKENINEGLKFYVTLQDAITLVKQQCSDFVMTRNMQCREMIDDVQKKLAGLNFQDSKSSSYSFLPSSQPHQTQSSNPQQPLDQGRVPHTSYLQTPPTYQPPQHPTMASPYQPSQHPTTASPYQPSQHPTTASPYQPSQHPTTASPYQPSQHTTAASPYQAPQHPTAASTYQQAPQHSTPPAYAQTPPYGYSQPPPAPYQPPASNYPYPPPQHQQHTSAEYGQSPYGGWQGQYYNAPPQQTGSMPRPPYPAQSPYPPPNQSGYYRQ